Sequence from the Oncorhynchus nerka isolate Pitt River unplaced genomic scaffold, Oner_Uvic_2.0 unplaced_scaffold_1375, whole genome shotgun sequence genome:
ACATACATTGTTTAAAAGACGCAGGTCACaaaaaaatgaaatgaaattcaGCAATATATCCCCATTACTTCGTTCTACACTAAAGGAGGGGTGGGGGTTCTGAGGAGAATTTCTGTCTGTAAAAAAcaccttttgtggggaaaaatacattctgattggctgggcctggctccacagtggcccctgcccagtcatgttaaatccatagattagggcctaattaattcatttcaattgactgatttcctcatatgaactgtaactcagtaaaacctttaacattgttgcatgttgcgtttatatttttgtgtagtaatatatatattgtttttgaAACAAAAAGCATgctaatacatttaaaaatatatataataattatgAAGAAAAAAGATAATaattatgaatatatatatatatatatattgactgGTAAAAATGTGTctggtatatattttttatctacCTGCCACAGTGGCCAGTGGATCAAAACCTTTACACACCAATTCAATCACAATCACAATGCCAATGGGGCGTTGTGGGGCGTTGTGgggcgttgtgtggtgttgtggggcgttgtgtggtgttgtgggtcGTTGTGTGGTGTTGCGTGGCGTTGTGgggcgttgtgtggtgttgttgggcgttgtggggcgttgtgtggtgttgttgggCGTTGTGGGGCGTTGTGGGACGTTGTGGGTCGTTGTGGGGCGTTGTGTGGTGTTGCGTGGCGTTGCGTGCAGGCGTTGTGGGGCGTTGTGGGGCGTTGTGTGGCgttgtagggtgttgtggggcgTTATGTGGTGTTGTTGGGCGTTGTGGGGCGTTGTAGAGGGTTGTTGGGCGTTATGAGGATGTTGTGGGGCGTTGCGTGGCGTTGTGGGCGTTGTAGGGCAGTTGTGTGGGCGTTGTGTGGTGTGCTGTGGGGTGTTGTGGGGCGTTGTGGGGGGCGTTGTGTGGTGTCGTGGGGCGTTAGTGGTGTTGTGGGGCGTTGTGCGGCTGTTGTGGGGCGTTAGGTGGTGGTGTAATGTCAGGGGCGTTGTTGAGGGCGTTATGGGGCGTTAGTGTGGtgttgtagggtgttgtggggcggtgtgtggtgtgtgtggggcgttgtggggcgttgtgtggtgttgtgggggCGTTGTGTGAGTGGCTGTAGGGCGcagttgtgtggtgttgtggggcATTGTGgggcgttgtgtggtgttgtgggcgTTGCTGTGGTCGTTGTGGGGCGTTGCGGTGTTGTGGGGCGTTGTGGGGCGTTGTGGGGCTTTGTGTGGTGTTGTCGGGGCATATGGGCGTTGTGGGGCATTGGCGCGCAGCGTTGTGGgggcgttgtgtggtgttgtAGGGCGTTGTAGGGCGTTGTAGGGGCGTTGTGGTGTTGTGGGAGCTGTTGTGTGGCGTTGTGGGCTGTTGTGTGGCGTTGTGGGCGCTGTGTGGTGTTGTGGGGGCGTTGTGGTGTTGTGGGGCGTTGTGGTGTTGTCAGGGGGCATTGTGGGgcgttgtgtgtgttgttgggcgTTGTGGGCGTTGTGTGGGTGTTGTTGGCGTTGTGTGGGCGTTGTGGGGCCAGTTGGCTAGGTCGGTGTGCAGAGGCGCATTGGTGGTGTTAGGCTAGTGGCGTTGCGGGGCGTTGTGGGCGTTGTGGGTCATTGTGGGGCGTTGGTGAGTATTGCGTTGTGGGGCGTTGTGGGGTGTGTAGGTCGTGGGCTGTTGTGGGCGTTGTGTGGCGTTGTTGGCGTTGTAGGGGTGTTGTAGGGCGTTGTGTGGGTGTTGTGGGCGTTGTAGTAGGCGGCTTGCTGGgcgcgtgtgtgtggtgttgtgggcGCCAGGTGTTGTGGGGCCAGTGGCGATGTGGGGCGTTGTGTGGTGTCAGGTGTGGAGGCGTTGTGGGGCGTCAGTGGTGTCAGGGGCGTTGGTGGTGTTGTGGGCGTTGTAGGGCGGCTGTGCAGGCGTTGTGGTGTCAGGGGCGTTGTgggcgttgtgtggtgttgtggggcAGGGGCGCTGTGTGGTGTCGGGCGTGGTGTCAgggcgttgtgtggtgttgtgggagCATTGTGGGggcgtgtgtggtgttgtggggcgttgtgtggtgttgtggcgcgtgtgtggtgttgtgggcGGTGTAGGGGCGTTGTGGGGCCTTGTGGTGGTGTGTGGGGCATGGGGCGTTGTGGGGCATTGTGTGGCGTTGTGGGcggttgtgtggtgttgtggggcgttgtgtggtgttgtggggtgttgtgtggcgttgtgtggtgttgtgggcgCTGCGTGTGGTATTGTGGGCGTTGTGTGGTGGTTGTGGGGCGTtggtgtggtgttgtggggcGTCGTGGGCGTTATGTGGTGTTGTGGGGCGTTGTGGTGTTGTGgggcgttgtgtggtgttgtgggcgTTGTGGTGTTGTGGGGCATTGGTGGTGTTGTGGGGGCATTGTGGGCGTTGTGTggcgttgtgtggtgttgttggggcgttgtgtggtgttgtggggtgtTGTGGGCGTTGTGGGGCGTTGTGTGGTGTCGGGGGCGTTGGCGTGTTGTGGGGcgcgttgtgtggtgttgtgggcCGTTGTGGTGTTGTGGGGCGTTGTGGGGGCGTTCGTAGggcgtgtgtggtgttgtggggtgtTGTGTAGGCGTTGTGTGGTGTTATGGCTAGGGGCGCCAGTGGTGTGTGGGGGCGTTGGTGGTGTTGTGGggcgtgtgtggtgttgtggggcATTGTGGGTCGTTGTGGTGTCATGGgggcgttgtgtggtgttgtgggcgTTGTGTGGTGTTGGGCTGGGGcttgtgtggtgttgtggggcATGGGGGCTTGTGGCATTGTGTGGCGTTGTGGGGGCATGTGGGTGTTGTGGGGCAGTGGTGTGTGGCGTGTCAGTGTGCGTGCCGTGTGGTGTTGTGGGGGCGCTATGTGGTGGTTGTGGggcgtgtgtggtgttgtggggcGCTGTGTGGTGTTGTAGGGCGTTGTAGGGGGCGTTATGTGGTGTTGTGGGGCTGtcgtgtgtggtgttgtgggcgttgtggtggtgttgtgggggCGTCGTTGTGGTGTTGTGGGCGTGTGTGGTGTTGTAGGGCATTGTGGGCGTTGTGTggcgttgtgtggtgttgtggggcGTTGTGGTGTTGTGGGGCGTGTGTGGTGTTGTAGGCGTTGTGGGGCgttgtgtgtggtgtcagagggcgttgtgtggtgttgtggggcGTCGTGTGGTGTTGTGGGCGTTGTAGGGGCGTTGTGGGGctttgtgtggtgttgtggggcATGTGGGGCATTGTCAGGGCATTGTGTGGCGTTGTGgggcgttgtgtggtgttgtgggggcgttgtgtggtgttgtgggcgTTGTGTGGCGTTGTGTGGTGTGgggcgttgtgtggtgttgtAGGGCGTTGTGGGGCGTTGTGCGGTGTTGTGGGCGTTGTGGGCGCTATGTGGTGTTGTGGGCGTCGTGTGGTGTCGTGGGAGCTGTTGTGGTGTCGTGGGGCGTCGTGGTGTTGTAGCGCTGTGTGGTGTTGTGCGGGAGCATTGTGGGCGTTGTGTGGCGTTAGTGTGGCGTTGTAGGGGCCGTGTGTGGTGTCAGGGCGTTGGTGGTGTTGTGGGGCGTTGTGGGTGTCAGTGGTGTCGTGGGAGCGCCGTGTGGTGTCGTGGGAGCGTAGTGTGTGGCGTTGTGGGGCGCTGTGGTGTTGTAGGAGCGTTGTGTGGTGTTATGGGGCGTTGTGTGGCGTTGTGGGCGTTGTGTGGCGTTGTGGGCGTTGGTGGTGTTGTGGGcgctgtgtggtgttgtgtggtgttgtgggcgttgtgtggtgttgtAGGGTTGTAGGAGCGTTAGGAGGTGTTGTGGggcgtgtgtggtgttgtggggtgtTGGAGGCGTGTCAGGGTGTTGTGAGCGTTGTAGGGCGTTGTGGGGCGTTAGTGGGTGTTGTGGGACTTTGTGGGGTGTCGTGGGCCGTTGTGTGGTGTTGGGGGTGCTGTGGGGCGTTGTGGggcgtgtgtggtgttgtgggcgttgtgtggtgttgtggggtCATTgcggtgttgtgtggtgttgtaggGCGTTGTGCGGGGTGTTGTAGGGCGTTGTGGTGTTGTGGGGGGGTGTCAGGGGCGTTGTGGGGCGTTGTGGGGTCGTTAGTGGTGTTGGGGCGTTATGTGGTGTGTAGGGCGTCGTGGTGGTAGGCGTTGTGTGGCGTCGTGTGGTGCTGTGGGCGTTGTGTGAGTGGTGTGTAGGCGTTGTgggcgttgtgtggtgttgtAGGGGCGTTGTAGAGGCGTCATGTGGTGTTGTAGAGGCGTTGTgggcgttgtgtggtgttgtggggcgttgtgtggtgttgtggggcgttgtgtggtgttgtggggcATTGTGGGGCGTTGTGTGGCGTCGTGTGGCGTTGTGGGGCGTTGTGGGCgcgtgtgtggtgttgtgggggCGTTGTagggtgttggtggtgttgtggGGCGTGCagggtgttgtgtggtgttgtggggcGTTGTGGGGTGTTGTGGGGCGCGTCTGTGGGGTGTCTGTGTGGTGTTGTGGggcgtgtgtgggtgtgcgttGTGGGCGTTATGCCAGGGTGGCGTTGTGTGGCTGTTGTAGgggcgttgtgtggtgttgtgtggtgttgtggtggtgtcGTGGGGCGCTgtgtggtgttgtggggtgttgtggggcgttgtgggg
This genomic interval carries:
- the LOC135568861 gene encoding histidine-rich glycoprotein-like, translated to MTPQHHTTPTTPHTPHNAPQHPQHHTTAHDTPQSPTTPTNAPQRPTTAPQRHTLRSHDTTRRSHDTTDTHNAPQHHQRPDTTHGPYNATLTPHNAHNAPAQHHTALQHHDAPRHHNSSHDTTRRPQHHIAPTTPTTPHNAPQRPTTPHNAPHHTTPHNAHNTTQRPHNTTQRPTTPHNALTMPHMPHNTTQSPTTPLQRPQHHTTPHNTTQRPLTPHTTPHNAYNTTHAPQHHNAPQHHTTPHNAHNALQHHTRPQHHNDAPTTPPQRPQHHTRQPHNTT